The DNA region CAACGAGGACCCCCAGACAGATCCCACAGAGAGCCTTCACCCAGCCTCCTGCACAGCTTTTCCAGCCTTCGACACAAATCCTTTCCCTCAGCCTCCACCTCTGGAGAACCAGCCAGcaccaaatgaaaaaatgtctgATGTTTCCATTGATCTAGGTAAGACTAGATttagagtaaaaagtaaagttaTGATGTGAAACACTGGCATTTTTTTGCTGGCAAGAAACATCTGTGACACGTGACACAGAGTGAGCTGTGAAACAGTAGATTAAGTGAATAGTGAGCATAAATTTCATGCTAAGATGCATAAAATCTAGAGGAACAAGGTGAACCAGGGAACCGGACATCCAGGTATAAAACAAAGACCTTGGTGTGAGATTTATccatttgtattttctgttgcagAATAATGAGAGCTATTGACTAAGCCCTTTGACAGATAAGGGCCCTTTCAAAGAGCAAATAATTTGGTTTTTCCATTTCTGAGCATTTGTGAAGAATAAAAGGTTGTGGAATTGTCATTCATCACGTGAGGAAATTGTCTTTTGACGACTGCTTTTGAATAATGGTCCCTCTCTACATTGCTTATTACTGACCCCCTCAATGCTAAAAATACTTTGAAATCGACTGATTAAACCAGATCTGCTACAACACAAAGAtatgaaagacagagaaaagtgtgacatatattttgtcttgtgttttgtaaaGAACAGCAGGGTGCAGCAGTCACAGATTTAAATCACTAATTTAAGACACAGAAAGCATACGGAGGCAATTTTGTGAATCATCACCTGCTATTTTTATGGTTCAATGTGCAGGCTGGGAGTCTGGTGACCTCCAGGAGCAGTTTGATATTGCATATTACCTACAAACTACGAACCAAACCTCCCCTCTGTCGTCCGATCAGACTCTCACAGTGAAAGACCTGCTGCTATCCAACCTGGGACAGACAGTAAGGACAGAAGAGTTGAATATTTATGTGAAAGAATTAATTTTTTGTCAAGCTTTCTAACCAATGGGggtattaaataaaaaatattcagtctCTGTGTTCTGAATAAATACAATTTGAACTAACTATACGGTCCACTGCTTCTCTGTATAATTTGCTCAGAGACCAGAGACCTTTTTGGGGTGACCTGTCCCACTCTGAGAAAACAGAATTTTATGAACTGGTCCACTCCAGTGTCTTCTTTGGGTAAACTGCCCAGAGAATCACTTTAACTGGAATATTCTGTCCATCTGGTTCACAGGCACAGCAAATCCCCCAGCACTCCCTGCAGGAGCTTGTACTTAATGAGGATGAGAAGAAGCTTCTGGCTAAAGAAGGTGTGAACTTACCCAGCAAACTGCCGCTGTCCAAGGTACATGAGCAAGACACCTACATGTATGTAGGGCAGATGTcttaacacacactcacacatacacactgtcaCGCCGTACACATtcacttcctcctctgtctctgtcacacactcacatgcatgcaTCTAAATTTAAATCTGTATCCCCAGTTATACAACCTCTgccagtcccccccccccaacccagTTTCCCCTCACTTACCCTTTTCTTCTTCAAGTTTGAAGAGAGGGTTTTGAAGAAGATCCGGCGGAAAATCCGTAACAAGCACTCGGCTCAAGAAAGtcggaagaagaagagggaataTGTTGATAGTCTGGAGGGAAGGTAAGAGCCGGCTGCGCTCAGCATCCTCACTCAACACGGCATTATCTCTGCAAGCCTTTTGTCTGTAGTCATTTGTTGTGCTCTTAAGCACTCTATAATGAGCCTGTTTTGTACTCATTAACTTTAATGAACTGTTGCATGGATGGGAGGGGAACATTGTCAAAGAGGTAAATGTCCATTTTTCTATTTCATATCATTGTTGATAAAGCAGAGTTCATGAAAGCTTTTTCATTTGCTGATACCTGGTGATACCTGATACCTTGAAAAGGCTCCTCAGGCTCACAGGGACTTCACAGCAACAGGAGTGGTTTGTTggaataaaaagacaaagagctGAGTTGTGGTAGCTGTCATGGCtgaccaaacaaaaacagaccGGATGCTTACAGAAACTCAGACTTCTTCAAGAGAAAAAGGCGTTAATTGATATCTGGGGAATTCAGCATCAAAACACCACAGAAATAACAGAGAGTTATCACTGATGTTCctaaaatcaaaacacaaagacCCTGCAGATTTTTACTTTAACTATCCACTGATATTGTTCATTATGATTAAGGAACACTGAGaattaacattttcaacacacacttccacGTGAGAACATGGCTGAAAAAAATGTGGATTAAAGAATTACTAGCTGTAAAAACCTCTTACTAGGACAAAAGtgccaattattattattattattattctagcATAAGCAATAACAAGTGCATTATGTCAGGTTATTAAGATGGTAAATGAAAGTACTATGAGAGTATGATAAGTAAAATGcttgtctcactctctcatGATTGTGTCCACAGAGGGCCATACACTCACAATAGCCAAGACATGTACACACGCTTGGTGTCTACAGCCAAGCtagtttcagtctggaccacagaggtggacagacagaccgacACTGCCATCAATACAGCCATGCTGACTATAAAACGACAGACTTTCCTATTCACatacagaaactcaaactctttCTAGAGAAACTATTGTGTATGCAACATAATACAAATCTGGATATAAGCATTATTGTCCACATCACCAAAAACTCTAAAAGGAAAGGTGCTCTATGCACACAAATCATTGAAATTATCCTGATTGTAAACATTACATATTGTGGATTGTGGAATTACATACATAGAGACTAATAGAAGAGGATGATTCAGTCATGTCTAGTGTTACAAACTCATTAATACTACTATATATGGAAAAATAGGTAGCTAAGGACTGCCATATAATGAATGAACAATCTCCGAATGTGAACGTTTTCCAGCACAATCAGAAAATATTACATAAACAGTGCAGCTGTGACCTTTCTTTGTCTGATCTGGGGACTGACAACACTGCATAGTGTGATAGCCAGCGGCCTAAAAGAGCAGCAGGAAGGGGAGTTAAGAGTCGAAGACACTGTGTAGATGCAGCATCTCACAAAAGAAGGGCAGGAGATTTTTGCCAAGATGGAGCTCAGTTtaatcatcctcctcctcctcctcctcctcctctcctctacccCCAGGCTGTGCAGAATGAGCCCTACCGCACAGCCAGCCTTTGTCACTAAATTTGTTAATCCGCCTCCCCCACTTTAGCTTTTCCGCCCCATCACACCTCCGCAAACAATGCAGAGTGGTAGAGCTTGTAGTTTGATTCATATGTTGAAAGACTCCTCAAAAAAGGGCAGTGCAGCAGTTCCCCCACATGACTCTGTGTGTCCGGCCCACTCCAGGTTTATTGTTCATCAGTCTCCCCAGGGGGATTTGTAGGATTGCTTGATCTTACTGATGCAGACCTTCAGATGAGTCTCCTTGCACCACTGGACTGTAAAACTTGCCATCGCTGATTCATCTCAGAATGGGGGAGACTGTGTGACAGTACCAGGATCCAAAGATGAATGTGAAATCAGACAGTTAGAGAGTAGAAGAAAGTGAGAGTAAAGAGTCTGTGCTGTGACCAGTGGTAATGTATAAACCAAGAAACCATGGTGTTTTCCACCTGAATCAATAAACATGAAtttaaatgatattttaaatttgagaaCGGTTTGTGTGTTTCCACCTTCTGTCAAACATTATCGCAAAATTGATTGTCTGCTTTCTGCAAGGGCCTCAGAATTGCCAAACAAACTATTTGTGCATATACCcgtactttttaaaaatccttaATTATCGAATAGGAGCTTTAAATATCTGATAGTGTGCTATCGACATCTCATTCATGCTTGAGCTCTGTTGCCTCTGGACAACAAAAGTTTCATGATGGGGTGAGATTGTCAGCACAGTTAGCATTTGTTGGTAATTAAGCCGGCTGCAAGCAGAGCGTATCAACAGGGTAACAGTTGTCAGCTCAGTCAGAGGGCCATAATGGAGGGTGACTCACAGTGACAAAAAGAAACgagagagacagcagaagaagaaggggaGTGAGGGGTGGAGTCACTGGATGACAGACTGGGATGCGAGATAACACTCAGCAGACGGATATTGGCAAAGAGAGAAATGAAGGGGAGACAATGCAACATTATATGTATTATTAACAGTATTATTTGAAACCGTCCTTTCTAAATTTTATCTATACTCCCCCGTCTTTCTCCCACaattcttctctgtctctttctgtagGATGTCTGCATGCAGTGCTAACAACCTTGAGCTGCAGAGAAAGATCCAGGAGCTGGAGAAAACCAACAAGTGAGTCCTCAGATTAGCCAAcaggggctgcaactaatgattattgcCATTATTGATTGatctatttattaattttagttttttttttaaataaaaatggcagaaagtagtgggaaaatgcccatcacatttCCCTAAACCCAAGGTGACAtgttcaaatagcttgttttttctgaccaacagtctaaaacccaaagatattcaatttacagtgatttaaaagagAGGCTGGAATCATggaatgttgtcatttttatttactaataaacaaataatccaGTCGATTGATTTAtggattaatcagttaatcagttGACCATTTGCTAAGCCCTGCCTCCCTTAGTTGCtagcctgtcaagctttccgttCTGACATGGCACAGTTCATAATgacagtggcagatttaccatcaaAGTTCTCAGAAATGTTTGAAACAATCGGTCCTTGATTCTTATTTTACAGATGAGTTCTGGTCAGTTAAGATCTTGAGCCTGCTGTAAAAACAGTACCACAAATGCAGCTCAGCATCACCTTTTTCAATCTTTGCAATTCCTGTTATGGATTCCATTGTGGGCATAATCTCAAACACAGGAAATAAACCCAACAAAATACCCTTTAAAATGGTGCCTTGAATATTTTACTGTCTGAGTTCATCTTTTTATTTGCCATTTCACCCCACTCTTGAATTTGTTTTCGTGTGGCTAAATTGTTTGTATGAgtcatgtgttttgttgcatGTTAGATTATGTCTGTCAGAGTTTCAGTGGTCTTTATTGATTTTGTCCCCAGCCCATCCATCTCCAGATGTTGACGACCTGTTTAAGAAACTTTCTACTGAGGAGGCTCAGTATAAAATTACCAGAATACAAAGCCCATCCAATTTTAAAACCTCACACGGCATTCTCTGACTTTGCTTCCTCTTCATCCTTTCATCTCATTATGCTGCTTTCTTCCTGACGCTGGCAGAGTGCTGCGGCTAATTGAAACGAAACATGGGAAGAGGCTGCCGTGTGCGGctcctctttttgttgttttagttaCCAGTGATCACAGACGCTGAAACAATGTTGCCTATTGGAACCTTTGGACCATCATGTGAAAAGTTTGtttcatctttctgtctgtatttgtgcGGTAGTGCTCTGTTGGAGCAGCTAAACTGGCTGCAGGCTCTCCTTCCTAACAGctccagcaaaacaaaacacagagggaCCTGCATCCTGGTGAGATATATaacacattacattcatttacacCATTGAGAATTTGCTCAGACAGCATAATATGCAACTACTAAATGAATGATGTAGATCGGTGCCTGAGCACATCATTATAACCCACTGCCTGTGCTCCACTATTGACTACTGCTGTGTTTACCTTAGAGATTACAATCAAGTCAAATGTTTGAACAACACCTGCGCTCATCTTTTGTGCAAAATTGTATGTAGGTTATGCCTAATAAttccctttcttcttttccctgTGCCTTCTGTCATTTCCCTCTGGCCTCTGTCTTCTGCTTTTGGCCTGTTTTTGTCCTGCTGTaggtttttctcctctccttctccctgctCATTTCCTCAAATCTTCAGCCAGACCCTTACAGCCAACTCAGCCAGGGAGAGTACACACAGAGCAAAGGTCTGCAAACATACATGCactcacactttctctctctgtgacacacacaaacacacactcattcctCTCCACCACGTCTCTGCCCCACAGTGCCGTCCCGCTCCCTGCAGTCGATGGATGAAGCGCGAGAcgtccctcctcttcctctcctctctgttacCAGGGGCTTTAAGGCCCTGTACAGCCTGACAGAGAAGCACTGACTCAGGACAGGTCTTCCCACGATAGACTTCCCATCCAGCATAGGGACAATCCCTGATCTTGATGTAGCAAAGGAGTGCAGGCTCACTTGCAAGCGCAGCATCCAAATGAGCAGTTTGATTGTTTTCCAGTGTCTGGCTCTCACTGCAGAGACTGAGTGAGGTATTATGGTGTGGTTGCCATCTGctccaacacacaaacagctaGTTAAAAGATTTTTCTAACTGAACTTCACTCACTCAGATGGAGTTGGGCGAGGATGTCATCCAAACAGacgtcatttttcattttgctttggaaaatggagCCTCAGGGACTTGGTCGAGCATGTATTATATTGCTGACTGCAAGACGTAGGCATGTATGatctgtaaaacacaaatgtattttcttatttacttttaatgtaTATGTTGAAGAACCTTATCAAAAATGAGAATTTGAGTTGCATTTTGTAACTGTTCAGTGCAAAGCTGACAAAGCATAAAAGaatttaataatttgaattTTGGAAGCACCTGAAaggttttgtttctttcagtaAAGCCATGTGTCCAATTTGGGAGAGATTTGCATCCCAAAAATAATGAggcaatatttaaaaaacaaaaattatttggcccccaaaaataaattacttaataaGCAAAAGTTGCCGGATGACTTCTCACttcaataaaaactaataataagCTTCACTTTCATGCCAGCTATCAATATGAAAAAGTGGGCTTCAGTTTTTAAGAATAGTGGATATCATATCTCACTTTTAGAGCAAAAGTCTATGTTGTTATTATATTTGTGGAAATATAATTATTGGTTGGTCATGTATCTATGTAAAGTGCATTTTTCTGGTGGGGTCAAAATGAAACGTTGCAAAATCCCCTGTTATTTAAAGAACACTTGACTGgttattcttcttctgttccATGTTCCTGTCCATAATAGCCCACATCACAGTTCAGACAGCTTGTCTATTTTACGGGACACAAAGCGAGGAGGCAACAACAGTTCATCTCTGTCCATATTCACCAACACACTTACAGAACAtgtagtatattatattttattaagttGATGCCTTCCCAGCCAAAGAATGAGGGCAACATCGAGGTCACATATGGATTTATTTTTGAACCGCTGATGTTCAAACAGCCTCTGCTCACTGTAATAGGTGGACTCAGTTGAGGTCAGTCCCACAACATGCTCTTTACATACTGCGTGTGTTGAAGTTTTACTGGGATACAGTTTGCAGACGGGCCGTAGCTAACATAGAGAACAATGAGGTCATGTCCATCATTTACAGTAGAGTTTACATTCTACGaatacacacatattacacGTGTTGGGTTTTTcaaagctgattctgatatttttttagattaaatttGACAggcaaacaagactaagagtccacagccatgctagcatctcTGTGAaactgtacttaggcacagcagtgctttgagctaaatgctaatgtcagcatgctaacatgctcacaatgatgacaaatttacattttgaatcTGACGATATTGCCAAATGAAAgatcaggggatcatcaaagttatgaCATCATAAAAGGGACATGAAtttctgaaccaaatttcatgtcagtccatccaacagttgttgagatatttccgtcTGAcccaaagtggtgggccgacTGAACAACCAACATTCCTAGAGCCAGGCCGCTAGCATGTctaaaaactaaatacatttaaataaaatgaaaggaaTTTAGTATTCTGCACCAGGGTTATATAGCTACCTGGCACCAGACCACAATGTATGGAAATCAAAATTATTAGAAAATATAATTCAGcagttaaattaataactaaaatataaaatgttgtgATATTGTTTAATACTCTAAAATTCTACAGAGTTTGGTTGGGTGCTAGTCAAAAATTTCATATGTGGGTGGGGTTCTGTTGGATAAATTAGGGCttatgacctcagtatttctaaaatccagGCTGTTTGCAAAACAGGTGTCATTTACATTTAACAATCCTCTCTGAGTGCTGTTTGTTCAAGCTGTTACAAGAAGTGAGGAGGTGGACAAAacttttacaatttaaaaactgaatgatTTCAGCAAACACGGACCACAAATGTGAGTATGCTATCCACACTCGGAGTCAGAAACGAATTACTGATCAGACTGCTTTAAGCAGTGTTTTATGGTGGTGTGATAGAGTTTTAGATGTAGTTAGAAATTCAATCTGAATATCAATCATGTGAGAGTTGAGCAGAGGTGCTGCTACCTGAGGGGAGAAACAGGTCACAGGAGGAAAAGATTATTAATTCAGGTATTCTTGCAAGCTTAGTTTTTCCTTTTCGTGAACGTTTGAgcaaagaagcagaaaaatgatcaaaaaaagaggattttgttttacaaaatgaGAAAGCCACTGTGAGACACGTATCTTtgcaaaaatcatttttaaatgatgatgaaTTATTTCTTCAAATGGTAGTGCCAGTGTACATTGATCAATGTTTGTCTGACTAGATTCTGGCTATAGAggatatttgaaatatttcatgatttttttgCCCTTTTGGAATGAAGGTCTTCCTTAATATATTTCTCCCACACTTCATCATTGCTTGTATGAAGAGCTTTATTTCACTGCTGCTATATTTTATGCATTGCAGCAATGCGAAGAGGGAGCCATTCAGACTGTGAATTCAAATCACTTTTCTGCTAGATGCTCTTGCGTGAGCAATGTCAGTATCTGCCTATCCCTGTGTTTTTTAAGTGTCgtgaaaagaaagacaaatgaaaatgaaattagacATCTTTAAGTGCCTTGGAAAGCTTCAGCAGATACAAATGAGCGTCTTGACAGAGAGCTTCAGGGTCAGACTCCAACCATATCTGCATTTCCATCCATCTCAATATTGGTGaaacattaaagcaaaaagaaGGAAACTGTCAACAAATTAGTGTTGTTTTCATATGAAGTTGTTCCTGATTGCTTATGAAACCAGACAAAGTAATAAACTACTTCCAACTGTCTTGACCAGACTTTAAATTGGACCCCGATACAGCATTTTAGAGGAGGATTTAATGTCACTAACTGGTGAGGCATTGCAGTTTGCTCAGGGACAAGATGTCAGACTCTCTGCTGCAGGTGAAAGGATTTGTACAAATTGTTTGATAAGTTACAGACTGTCTGAGCAGATCCAGTCTGGACTGTTGAGGCTGCTTAAGAAAATGACTCTGAATTTCTCCTTTTCTAGCCGGCGTGTcccctttcttttctctctaaGGCACATACAGCTGGCCGTGGCTGTGCACTGTGTGAATAACAACAGTGACCTATAAGAAATGCTAATCAAAAAtgcacatctctctctctctttatctccctctctgcctggcTCTCTcacaaagactgaaagctgTTCGAAATTTAAGATGATTTTGAATTTTAGATGTGCATCATTTCAGATGCATGTTAACAAACCCTTGTTGGCTAAGGAAACCTTTCTG from Siniperca chuatsi isolate FFG_IHB_CAS linkage group LG13, ASM2008510v1, whole genome shotgun sequence includes:
- the LOC122886294 gene encoding cyclic AMP-responsive element-binding protein 3-like protein 3-A isoform X1, with the protein product MHGGMDLIDHLLRNTDETPSCHSNQPWTITIHDWWCNGMVYTRPPPQTLSPEGNAADDFLDALLGGSDSSSAPASPLWSPCTTDSGINEDPQTDPTESLHPASCTAFPAFDTNPFPQPPPLENQPAPNEKMSDVSIDLGWESGDLQEQFDIAYYLQTTNQTSPLSSDQTLTVKDLLLSNLGQTAQQIPQHSLQELVLNEDEKKLLAKEGVNLPSKLPLSKFEERVLKKIRRKIRNKHSAQESRKKKREYVDSLEGRMSACSANNLELQRKIQELEKTNNALLEQLNWLQALLPNSSSKTKHRGTCILVFLLSFSLLISSNLQPDPYSQLSQGEYTQSKVPSRSLQSMDEARDVPPLPLLSVTRGFKALYSLTEKH
- the LOC122886294 gene encoding cyclic AMP-responsive element-binding protein 3-like protein 3-A isoform X2 → MHGGMDLIDHLLRNTDETPSCHSNQPWTITIHDTLSPEGNAADDFLDALLGGSDSSSAPASPLWSPCTTDSGINEDPQTDPTESLHPASCTAFPAFDTNPFPQPPPLENQPAPNEKMSDVSIDLGWESGDLQEQFDIAYYLQTTNQTSPLSSDQTLTVKDLLLSNLGQTAQQIPQHSLQELVLNEDEKKLLAKEGVNLPSKLPLSKFEERVLKKIRRKIRNKHSAQESRKKKREYVDSLEGRMSACSANNLELQRKIQELEKTNNALLEQLNWLQALLPNSSSKTKHRGTCILVFLLSFSLLISSNLQPDPYSQLSQGEYTQSKVPSRSLQSMDEARDVPPLPLLSVTRGFKALYSLTEKH